One Podarcis muralis chromosome Z, rPodMur119.hap1.1, whole genome shotgun sequence DNA segment encodes these proteins:
- the LOC114589260 gene encoding protein bunched, class 2/F/G isoform-like yields MSTSSEEEWSLDPLASPEDSPRRGYQRGPRGNLTMTTTNQALVQLVCQKNLHQPADTTLLSILLFFRSDPDSRAIGDKIEQALDLVKTHLVYAVREEVDLLKDQIQELLEKNGRLQRENHLLKNLASPEQLQNLESRQPLQVRPPCPEDPRARKMRVHQDLEILLPGPSRKTNSHLRSGSSSLNAKPGIPPT; encoded by the exons ATGTCGACCTCCTCCGAGGAGGAGTGGAGCCTGGACCCCTTGGCCAGCCCCGAGGACAGCCCGCGGCGGGGCTACCAGCGCGGCCCCAGGGGCAACCTCACCATGACCACCACCAACCAAGCCTTGGTGCAGCTGGTCTGCCAGAAAAACCTCCACCAGCCCGCCGACACGACCCTCCTCTCCATCCTGCTGTTCTTCCGCAG CGATCCGGATTCGAGAGCCATCGGCGACAAGATCGAGCAGGCCCTG GACCTGGTGAAGACCCATCTGGTGTATGCCGTGCGAGAGGAGGTGGACCTCCTGAAGGACCAGATCCAGGAGCTTCTGGAGAAGAACGGGCGTCTGCAGCGGGAGAACCACCTGCTCAAGAACTTGGCCAGCCCAGAACAGCTCCAGAACCTGGAGTCCCGTCAGCCCCTGCAGGTCCGGCCACCCTGTCCTGAGGACCCAAGAGCCCGGAAGATGAGGGTCCACCAAGACCTTGAGATCCTTCTCCCAGGTCCTTCTAGAAAAACAAACTCCCATCTTAGATCTGGTTCCTCCTCCCTCAATGCCAAACCTGGCATTCCTCCCACTTGA